Within the Trichoderma breve strain T069 chromosome 3, whole genome shotgun sequence genome, the region AACTCTCTCGGTGTCCCCATCTTCACTCAGCTCAACGTCGAGGGTGGTTCTGCCGCCCTTGCCGTCAAGCCCGATGATCAGTGGCTCAACTACAGTGCCGACCTGAGCTCCGTCAAGAACGCCGCCAAGTTCGCCAACGGCAAGGGTGATGGTCTCTTCGTCACCTACTTCAgcggccagcttctccccaTCAGCGTTCCCGTCAAGGACTTCAAGTGGAACGGTGGCAAGGTTTCCTTCAAGGCTTTCTTCCCCTTTGAGGAGAACATCATGTTCGGCCTGTCCCTTGCCGCTTTGACCGACGGCAGCAACTTCACCAGCCCCGATGCTGTTCCCGCTGCCACACTGGCCGCCCCTGCTATCATCAACGTCAACGACGAGTTTTAAGTCTGAAGCAGCTGGAAGCTAAAAGCACTTTGAGAACATAATGTGTAATGCCACTTGTTATTAATGGAGAATGGGGGTAAACGGTTGGGATTGTCATTTTGTCAATAGGACTGGGAGGAACAAGAATATATCCAATACAAGGGGGACTCTGGATGGGAATTTTAGGGGcgcattttcttcttttttttctagtaTTCATTCAATCAATAGACGATATCTCATTTCATCTTACCTCCACCTTGATCAATCTCACGTGCTCTAACAAAGTATACTTTGCATCATGAAAACGGTGTTGAGAGACTTGCCTGCTTGATCACAGTGAGAAACTCTGTTGTGTGGTGGTTAGCACTACTGTTTGGCTGCTACCGTCCGTTTTTTCATCCCGAGTCCACGGATTGGGTTTGGTTGTACAGCGAGATTATGTGTGCAAACAGCCATTATTGAGTGAATTGTTTACATCACTGACGAAACCGAATGAAAAAGACAAGCGAGAAAGTGAACAAAACAGTCATAGAAATTGAATCTTGGACAGTTTCTGTTAGCTTTGGCCGGGAGTTTGTCTACCGGCATCGTACGAGATGGATGACtaagaaaattattattagttCTGCCTTAGGCACCACTTCCCTCGCAATTTTTGTTAGCTTTTTGCTAGATTAGCTAatcagccatgatgccgaGTTATGAAGCTGGGCGGCGACTCTGACGGTAGTGAGCTTGAGGAACACACAAGTTCTCACATACTCACTGAAACTCAAACGCATTGCCACAGCATCAATCGCCATTCGAACAATTCGCAGGTTACGAGTATAAAAGATCCGTCTCATGTAAAGGCCATACAGATTGGGCAACCTCTCATTGTGTGACTCCCATTGGTCCGCTTGAGCCCCGCGTGACAACCTGAGGCGCGTTGAAaaatgagcttctcaagaccGCCGTGATGAAGAAATCAATTGCTTGCGGCGCATGTCGGACGTCAAAGAGAAGAGTAAATCAACACCAAAGCCATCTCGTTCCCGCTGCGGTTTTGCGGCTCATGCTGATTCATCCAGTGCATCCATTCTGGTGGACCGCCATGCATCCGCTGCAAGGAGAGAGGGGATGAATGCATCTTCCCTCCCAAAGGCACTTCCTTCATCTTTAGGCGCTCACGGCTTGAGCGCCAGGCTCGCGCACAGTCCAGTGCTCTGCCAACAGAGACCAACATCACAACCTCGCTATTATCAGCCTCCGCAGGGCCTCAGCGTGGCAATGCGGAAGACCCCGATGAGCAGCCCAAAGTCAACCTTTGGGAGATTGACCCATTGGACTACGTGACAGATGAGGTCAAGGAGAGCTACCTGAGGTGTTCTTACAAGTGGTCCTTTCACCATATGCCTACTTTCTTCGCATCCATCCGGAATAAGACTCTAGATAGGTCTGTTGCGTGGGCGATGCTGGCCATCACAGTGCGGTTAGTTGACAATAGCCTTTTGCACCTAATACCGACATCCCGAGAGGTGAAGCTAACTTACGGCCAAGATTCTCGCAACACCCACCAGATGGCTTCTCAAGCCAGATCCAGACGAGTAACTACTTCGCCGCTCATACCAGGTCTCTTATTCTTCCATCAATAGATGAGCCGAGCCTGCAGCGGATCCAAGTTCTTCTCATGCTCACCGGCCATTCATGGGGTTCAGGTGAAGGCAGACGTGCATGGGTTTACCTTGGAATGGCCGTGAGAATGGCCCAGATCATGGGCTTGTTCGAAGACCCTCCAGTCACAACCCTGGACAGGGAAGAGTTTATCCATGGGGAAGAACGACGGCGAACGGCGTGGACCTGCTTCCTTATGGACAGCCTTTTGAGCGGCGGCAAAGGCCGCGAGCGGCTTCTATCCGCGGATAGCATGCACATCCAGCTACCTTGTGATACGAGCAACTTCATATTCGGCGAACCGGTCATCTGTCCCTACATAGAAGGCTATCGATCCGATGGCAATTCTATGATCCCACCCGGCAACCTGGGCATTGTTGCACACAGCATGGGGGTTGCAGATATTTGGGGTGCTGTTGCAAAATGGTCCTGCTCTTCACACCCGAACAACACGCCTCCTTGGCAGCCACAGTCGGAACTCCAACGTCTACTACTACGCTTAAACGCTTGGAGAGAATCGTTGCCTCCTCGTCTGCGATATGATCTATCGCTGCTGCACGCCCACAGTGTCCAGAATCAAGGACAGGCGTTTTGCTACATGCATTGCATCTACTTCATGTCTGTTATATTTCTATACCGATCCTATCTGCCTGAATTGGAGATGcacgaagaagcagagcatgAGGACGGCGATAGGAAGCAGTGGACCGAGTTTTCTTGCAGAGAACTCGCAAAAGTTGCCGACCAGGTGTGTGAAATGCTTCAGGATATCCGCGGATTCGGTCTTTTCTTTCTACGTGGCCTGGTTCCGTGGATAGGCTTTACTATCTACACCGCAGTTGGAACACTGCTCTATTTTTGGCATTTCCCCCATGTTAGTGAAGGCGACCCGCAGATTGAAAGCTGGAGACAGCGCATCATCGACGGTTGTGTTTTTCTCAAGGACATGAGGCAAGCCTGGCCCATGGCAGATACTTGGGTATGTCGCC harbors:
- a CDS encoding fungal specific transcription factor domain-containing protein, which encodes MKKSIACGACRTSKRRCIHSGGPPCIRCKERGDECIFPPKGTSFIFRRSRLERQARAQSSALPTETNITTSLLSASAGPQRGNAEDPDEQPKVNLWEIDPLDYVTDEVKESYLRCSYKWSFHHMPTFFASIRNKTLDRSVAWAMLAITVRFSQHPPDGFSSQIQTSNYFAAHTRSLILPSIDEPSLQRIQVLLMLTGHSWGSGEGRRAWVYLGMAVRMAQIMGLFEDPPVTTLDREEFIHGEERRRTAWTCFLMDSLLSGGKGRERLLSADSMHIQLPCDTSNFIFGEPVICPYIEGYRSDGNSMIPPGNLGIVAHSMGVADIWGAVAKWSCSSHPNNTPPWQPQSELQRLLLRLNAWRESLPPRLRYDLSLLHAHSVQNQGQAFCYMHCIYFMSVIFLYRSYLPELEMHEEAEHEDGDRKQWTEFSCRELAKVADQVCEMLQDIRGFGLFFLRGLVPWIGFTIYTAVGTLLYFWHFPHVSEGDPQIESWRQRIIDGCVFLKDMRQAWPMADTWRETIKAMHIFYSNVKSKGNQSMSPSARREMRNAIIDYGALQPSPVQAADSGSEEETLVVSEQDETNQNEISTNDTEISPNEPEMSTNETELISHEFGVVPPADYDLFDTHFDIDSTMAASFADATQGFWEGYPGNHVDISGWEVTP